The Bacteroidales bacterium genomic interval GGAAATATTCAGATCAATCGTGGTTATCGCATTGAAATGAATAGTGCTATTGGACCCTACAAGGGAGGTTTGCGTTTCCATCCTACAGTTAATCTAAGTATTTTGAAGTTTCTTGCTTTTGAACAGGTATTTAAAAATTCTTTGACGACTATACCCATGGGCGGTGGTAAGGGTGGAAGTGATTTTGATCCTAAAGGTAAAACAGACGTTGAAGTTATGATGTTCTGTCAGAGTTTTATGACAGAGCTTTTCCGTCACATTGGACCCAACACCGATGTTCCTGCAGGAGATATTGGCGTTGGTGCAAGGGAAATTGGTTTTATGTTTGGTCAGTACAAACGTATTAAAAATGAATTTACCGGTGTTCTTACTGGTAAAGGGCTTGAATATGGAGGTTCTTTGATTCGTCCTGAAGCTACTGGTTACGGTTTGGTGTATTTTGTCGAAGAAATGCTAAAAACAAGGGGGCAGTCAATAAAAGGTAAGACAGTTGTAATCTCAGGCTCTGGAAATGTATCTCAATATGCTGCCGAAAAGGTTTTGGAAATGGGCGGAAAAGTTGTAACTTTCTCTGATTCTAACGGTTTCATCTATGATCCTAATGGCATTGATCGCGAAAAACTCAATTATGTAATGTGGCTTAAGAATGTTAAGCGTGGACGCATTTATGAATATGCTGAAAAGTATGGTGTAGAATATTATGAAGGTAAAACACCTTGGGGTATTAAATGTGATATAGCTTTGCCATGTGCTACCCAAAATGAGCTCAACGGCGAAGATGCAAAAATGCTTGTTTCCAATGGTTGCATATGTGTTGGAGAAGGTGCCAACATGCCTTCTACTCCGGAAGCTGTAGAACATTTCATTGAAAAAGGTATTTTGTACGGGCCTGGTAAAGCTGCCAATGCTGGTGGAGTTGCTACTTCTGGTCTCGAAATGAGTCAAAACAGCCTTCACATGAGTTGGAGCCGCGAAGAAGTTGATTCACGACTACATCAGATCATGATCAACATTCACAATACCTGTGTAAAATATGGCAAAAAAGACAATGGCTTCATTAATTACGTAGATGGTGCTAACATTGGTGGTTTTGTCAAAGTAGCTGAAGCTATGTTAGCTCAGGGTTGTGTATAAAAAAGTGCATGAATAAAATTTTTCTTTAATTGCTGCCTTCGCAAAGAAGGCAGTTTTTTTTTAAAAAATGATTGTTTTTTACCAAACCTTTTAAAAAACGTGCGTCTTATTTAATATCAAGGAGTTTTAATAAAACTTAGCAAGTGAAGTTACTTACTTTTAATATTGATAATGAACAACAATTGGTGGAGAAATGTCAAAATCACGATGTCGAAGCTCAGAAGAAACTATTTGATCTATATTCTAAGAAAATGATGGCTATTTGCATGCGTTATGTTCATGACGAAGAAATTGCTTTTGATTTGTTAAATGATGCTTTTCTTAAAATTTTTCAAAAAATTAAAACGTTCAAACCTGAAATTTCTTTGGAAAGTTGGATGAGAAGAATTGTTGTTAACACAGTCATTGATTACCTTCGAAAAAATCATCGATATAAAAAACTTTTTGTTCGAATGGAAGATTTTCCCGAGTACGGCGAACCCGTAGAAGATGATGGTGATATTTCAGATTTTTGGGAAGTTGCATGTGAGCTTTCCATTCCTGAGTTGATGAAAATGCTTAATGAATTGCCTACTGTGTCTCGTATGGTCTTTAACTTATATGCAATTGATGAATACACACACAAACAGATTGCTCAAATGTTGGGAATTTCTGAGTCGACTTCAAAATGGCACTTATTCAATGCTAGGAGAATTTTG includes:
- a CDS encoding RNA polymerase sigma factor, encoding MKLLTFNIDNEQQLVEKCQNHDVEAQKKLFDLYSKKMMAICMRYVHDEEIAFDLLNDAFLKIFQKIKTFKPEISLESWMRRIVVNTVIDYLRKNHRYKKLFVRMEDFPEYGEPVEDDGDISDFWEVACELSIPELMKMLNELPTVSRMVFNLYAIDEYTHKQIAQMLGISESTSKWHLFNARRILRQKVEKWVYDKLSTNEKKFKRY
- the gdhA gene encoding NADP-specific glutamate dehydrogenase, translated to MSVKERVDAFMAKVIAKNPSEVEFHQAVREVTESLMPFIMENPRYEGILERIVEPERVIMFRVPWIDRNGNIQINRGYRIEMNSAIGPYKGGLRFHPTVNLSILKFLAFEQVFKNSLTTIPMGGGKGGSDFDPKGKTDVEVMMFCQSFMTELFRHIGPNTDVPAGDIGVGAREIGFMFGQYKRIKNEFTGVLTGKGLEYGGSLIRPEATGYGLVYFVEEMLKTRGQSIKGKTVVISGSGNVSQYAAEKVLEMGGKVVTFSDSNGFIYDPNGIDREKLNYVMWLKNVKRGRIYEYAEKYGVEYYEGKTPWGIKCDIALPCATQNELNGEDAKMLVSNGCICVGEGANMPSTPEAVEHFIEKGILYGPGKAANAGGVATSGLEMSQNSLHMSWSREEVDSRLHQIMINIHNTCVKYGKKDNGFINYVDGANIGGFVKVAEAMLAQGCV